In Desulfobotulus pelophilus, the following proteins share a genomic window:
- a CDS encoding NAD(P)H-hydrate dehydratase — protein MARIVTASTMAAMDRATMDEFGLPGRILMETAGREAARIIRQHYPLRDTPILILCGNGNNGGDGWVTARYLLGWGAQVSVLLAGSPEKLTQNSLINRSLYEKAGGCVLTADNDSRLAGHRGALQRAALFVDALFGIGLDRDVKGHFATLTDTVRESGKSLISLDIPSGIHADTGHVLGTAFRSDHTITFGFAKPGHFLEPGRSHRGILHTVDIGIPEVIYGKIPSDLACTDPEWAKEILTMRSPESHKGNFGHILLVAGAPDTRGAAVLAATGALRSGAGLLSLMVPEASLPLPGIPPEVMLHTVGGNNRTGFDDTALQSVADLLEGKTLVAAGPGMGTSSSAARILQRLLDCPLPLVLDADALNLLALHPELMEKCCRRPHTTVLTPHPGEMARLCQTSSTAIQQDRIAAAVCLATDSGCHILLKGASTVAATPEGFCRIVTSGNPGMATGGSGDVLCGILAGLMAQGLPADEAVPLAAYVHGLAGDHLAKNKGPIGYLPSEVAHTIPRIIQTTCIPPNRENPGHE, from the coding sequence ATGGCCCGCATTGTTACAGCTTCCACCATGGCAGCCATGGACCGGGCCACCATGGATGAATTCGGGCTTCCGGGCCGCATACTCATGGAAACGGCTGGCCGGGAAGCAGCCCGGATTATCCGGCAGCACTATCCTTTGCGGGATACCCCCATCCTCATCCTCTGCGGGAACGGCAATAACGGCGGTGATGGCTGGGTGACCGCCCGTTATCTTCTCGGCTGGGGAGCACAGGTTTCGGTTCTGCTGGCAGGATCTCCGGAAAAACTCACCCAGAACAGCCTCATCAACCGCAGTCTCTACGAAAAAGCCGGGGGCTGTGTTCTCACGGCTGACAATGACAGCCGCCTCGCAGGCCACAGGGGCGCACTCCAACGGGCAGCCCTTTTTGTGGATGCCCTTTTCGGTATCGGCCTTGACCGTGATGTCAAAGGACACTTTGCCACCCTGACAGATACGGTCCGGGAGAGCGGCAAATCCCTGATCAGCCTGGATATCCCATCGGGAATTCATGCGGACACGGGTCATGTGCTGGGAACAGCCTTCCGGTCAGACCATACCATCACATTCGGCTTTGCCAAACCCGGTCATTTTCTGGAACCCGGCCGGAGCCACAGGGGTATTCTGCACACGGTGGATATCGGTATTCCGGAGGTCATCTACGGGAAAATTCCGTCCGATCTTGCCTGCACCGATCCTGAATGGGCCAAAGAAATCCTTACGATGCGCTCTCCGGAAAGCCACAAAGGCAACTTCGGCCATATTCTTCTGGTGGCCGGAGCTCCGGACACAAGGGGTGCTGCCGTTCTCGCCGCAACAGGAGCTTTACGGTCCGGAGCAGGCCTTCTTAGCCTTATGGTACCGGAAGCATCCCTTCCTCTGCCCGGCATCCCTCCGGAAGTCATGCTCCATACCGTTGGGGGTAACAACAGGACAGGATTTGATGACACAGCCCTACAGAGTGTTGCCGATCTTCTTGAAGGAAAGACTCTGGTCGCTGCAGGTCCCGGCATGGGAACCAGCAGCTCGGCTGCCCGTATCCTGCAAAGGCTTCTGGACTGCCCGCTGCCCCTTGTGCTGGATGCCGATGCACTGAATCTCCTTGCCCTCCACCCTGAACTGATGGAAAAATGCTGCCGTCGGCCCCATACCACCGTGCTCACGCCCCATCCCGGAGAAATGGCCCGCCTTTGCCAAACATCTTCAACAGCCATTCAGCAGGACCGTATTGCAGCCGCCGTCTGCCTTGCCACAGACAGCGGCTGCCACATCCTTCTCAAGGGAGCATCCACAGTGGCAGCCACACCCGAAGGATTCTGCCGCATTGTGACCAGCGGCAATCCCGGCATGGCCACAGGTGGGTCCGGAGATGTTCTCTGCGGTATTCTTGCAGGTTTAATGGCTCAGGGCCTGCCTGCAGACGAGGCGGTTCCTCTGGCGGCCTATGTCCATGGTCTGGCTGGCGATCACCTGGCAAAAAACAAGGGACCCATTGGCTATCTTCCATCGGAAGTGGCCCACACCATACCCCGTATCATCCAGACAACCTGTATACCACCCAACCGGGAAAACCCAGGCCATGAATAA
- the hisH gene encoding imidazole glycerol phosphate synthase subunit HisH translates to MIAVVDYDAGNLTSVGRALAHLGQKYVITRNHDEIMGADRVVFPGVGAAASAMESLRRYGLADVLKRVLASGRPLLGICLGTQIITGYSEEGSVPCLDLIPGRVRAFPLAMTEDGGRPLKIPHMGWNTVVVRKPHPVLQDMEEGDAFYFVHGYYPEPENREHILATTAYGIDFVSAMGFENLVATQFHPEKSGEPGLRLLDHFCRWEGRP, encoded by the coding sequence ATGATTGCTGTGGTGGATTATGATGCAGGAAACCTGACCAGTGTGGGCAGAGCCCTTGCCCATCTTGGCCAGAAGTATGTGATTACCCGGAACCATGATGAAATTATGGGGGCTGACAGGGTCGTATTTCCCGGGGTGGGGGCAGCGGCTTCCGCCATGGAGAGCCTGCGCAGGTATGGCCTTGCTGATGTGTTGAAAAGGGTGCTGGCTTCGGGCCGACCGCTGCTGGGTATCTGCCTGGGAACCCAGATCATAACCGGTTACAGTGAAGAAGGGAGTGTCCCTTGTCTGGATCTGATTCCGGGAAGAGTGAGAGCCTTTCCCCTTGCCATGACAGAGGATGGAGGCAGGCCGTTAAAGATTCCCCATATGGGATGGAATACGGTGGTTGTCCGGAAGCCTCATCCCGTTCTGCAGGATATGGAAGAGGGGGATGCCTTTTATTTTGTCCATGGCTACTATCCGGAGCCTGAAAACAGGGAGCATATTCTGGCCACCACGGCCTACGGCATTGATTTTGTTTCCGCCATGGGATTCGAAAACCTTGTGGCTACTCAGTTCCATCCGGAAAAAAGTGGGGAGCCCGGCCTGAGGCTGTTGGATCACTTCTGCCGCTGGGAGGGGCGTCCATGA
- the pyrF gene encoding orotidine-5'-phosphate decarboxylase has protein sequence MHTAVSSRLIFALDFPDFLSAAPVLSMLAGKVGVVKIGLELFLGEGPSIVEKVREKSDALVFLDLKLHDIPATVERSVRNLKRLGVDYLTLHTAGGREMLSRAADAAGAEMKLLGVTVLTSSGPETLEQTGLMLSGCGGMENLVLIRALLAKECGLAGVICSAHEAREVKRVGGNVFLAVTPGIRPLWSLGQGDDQRRVMSPGTALKAGADMLVVGRPIRDAADPGWAADQILTEMAAG, from the coding sequence ATGCATACGGCTGTTTCGTCCCGTCTTATTTTTGCCCTGGACTTTCCAGATTTTTTGTCCGCAGCTCCCGTACTTTCCATGCTTGCTGGGAAGGTGGGAGTGGTGAAAATCGGTCTGGAGCTTTTTTTAGGAGAAGGGCCTTCGATTGTAGAAAAAGTTCGGGAAAAAAGTGATGCCCTTGTTTTTCTGGACTTAAAACTCCATGATATTCCGGCTACCGTGGAAAGAAGTGTCCGGAATCTGAAAAGGCTGGGGGTAGATTATCTGACCCTGCATACGGCAGGGGGCAGGGAAATGCTGTCCAGAGCTGCGGATGCTGCCGGTGCGGAAATGAAATTACTGGGGGTAACGGTTCTTACCAGCAGCGGACCGGAGACACTGGAGCAGACGGGACTTATGCTGTCAGGATGCGGGGGTATGGAAAACCTTGTTCTGATAAGGGCCCTGCTTGCAAAAGAATGCGGTCTTGCCGGTGTGATATGCTCCGCCCATGAGGCCAGGGAGGTGAAAAGGGTGGGAGGGAACGTCTTTCTTGCCGTGACACCGGGAATCCGGCCTCTCTGGAGTCTGGGGCAAGGGGATGACCAGCGACGGGTAATGTCGCCGGGAACAGCCCTTAAGGCAGGGGCCGATATGCTGGTTGTGGGGCGTCCCATCCGGGATGCGGCGGATCCCGGATGGGCAGCAGACCAGATTCTTACGGAGATGGCAGCCGGATAA
- a CDS encoding pyridoxine 5'-phosphate synthase, whose protein sequence is MPKLAVNVDHIATIREARKTNYPDPVAAAVIAELAGADAIVVHLREDRRHIKERDVRILRDTVQTRLILEMAATSEMLEFALEVLPDLVTFVPERRQEVTTEGGLDVLGQQAAVTNAIETLRSAGIPACLFVDPSISQIEAAHAAGADSVELHTGTFCDATDSLEKEEAFTAILRSARRGKEIGLGVNAGHGICYRTIQSFKGVKDIDEFSIGHSIVSHAALVGMENAVRRMAELIRNL, encoded by the coding sequence ATGCCCAAACTTGCCGTGAACGTGGACCACATTGCAACCATCAGGGAAGCACGAAAAACCAATTATCCCGACCCCGTTGCCGCTGCTGTCATTGCCGAACTGGCCGGCGCCGATGCCATTGTGGTGCATCTGCGGGAAGATCGGCGCCATATCAAGGAAAGGGATGTGCGCATCCTCAGAGATACGGTACAGACCCGCCTGATTCTGGAAATGGCTGCCACCTCGGAGATGCTGGAGTTTGCCCTGGAAGTGCTCCCCGATCTGGTAACTTTCGTCCCCGAGCGCAGACAGGAGGTGACAACGGAAGGCGGTCTCGATGTTCTCGGCCAGCAGGCAGCTGTCACCAACGCCATTGAAACCCTGCGAAGTGCCGGGATCCCAGCCTGCCTTTTTGTGGACCCGTCCATCTCCCAGATTGAGGCAGCCCATGCAGCCGGTGCCGACTCCGTAGAACTGCATACAGGGACCTTCTGTGACGCCACCGACTCTCTGGAAAAAGAAGAAGCCTTCACCGCCATCCTCCGATCGGCCCGCAGGGGAAAAGAAATAGGCCTTGGCGTTAACGCAGGTCACGGAATCTGCTACCGCACCATTCAGTCATTTAAAGGTGTTAAGGATATTGATGAATTCAGTATCGGTCACAGCATTGTTTCCCATGCAGCCCTTGTGGGCATGGAAAACGCCGTGCGCCGCATGGCTGAGCTGATAAGGAACCTCTGA
- a CDS encoding CvpA family protein, whose translation MNPLDMGILCIVGFCLIRGIFRGLIREASSIVGVLAGFYAAFTYYPLLTDKIATWFAEPDMARMLAFLAIFLGVFMTVALLGALLRTVLSVVFLGWVDRLAGGGFGFVKGILIVSVLLVALASFLPRENRLLAESGLAPRAMVISEGLVSMVPQELKDQFHDKVSSLRNAWPEKEKGRFEK comes from the coding sequence ATGAATCCGCTTGATATGGGTATTCTTTGTATTGTGGGATTTTGTCTGATCCGCGGTATTTTTCGCGGTCTGATCCGGGAGGCCTCCTCCATAGTCGGTGTTCTTGCTGGGTTTTATGCGGCCTTTACCTATTACCCCTTATTAACAGATAAAATAGCGACCTGGTTTGCCGAGCCTGATATGGCAAGAATGTTGGCTTTTCTGGCTATCTTCCTTGGTGTTTTTATGACGGTTGCCCTTCTGGGAGCTCTGCTCCGTACGGTTCTTTCCGTGGTCTTTCTGGGTTGGGTGGATCGTCTGGCCGGAGGCGGTTTTGGTTTTGTAAAAGGGATTCTCATTGTTTCTGTTCTTCTTGTGGCGCTGGCGTCCTTTCTGCCAAGGGAGAATCGTCTTCTGGCAGAGTCAGGTCTGGCTCCCCGTGCCATGGTAATTTCTGAAGGGCTTGTGTCCATGGTGCCGCAGGAATTAAAAGATCAGTTTCATGATAAAGTCAGCTCGCTGAGAAATGCATGGCCGGAAAAGGAAAAGGGACGTTTTGAAAAATGA
- the ybeY gene encoding rRNA maturation RNase YbeY — MIQKATRILNALGCPDAELSLLFVDDAAMREINMEYRHQDKPTNVLSFAMHDGDFSHINPDLLGDVVISTETAMREALEWEMDPMIRLTQLLVHGILHLMGYDHEQGPESEAAMESKSTELVRMLENNNDLAGWLAP, encoded by the coding sequence GTGATCCAAAAAGCGACGCGCATCTTAAACGCCTTGGGATGTCCTGATGCCGAGCTATCACTCCTTTTTGTGGACGATGCCGCCATGCGGGAAATCAACATGGAATACCGTCACCAGGACAAACCCACCAATGTGCTGTCCTTTGCCATGCATGACGGAGATTTCAGCCATATCAATCCCGATCTGCTGGGAGACGTGGTCATTTCAACGGAGACAGCCATGAGGGAAGCCCTTGAATGGGAAATGGACCCCATGATCCGCCTTACCCAACTTCTTGTACATGGCATTCTCCACCTCATGGGCTATGACCACGAACAAGGCCCCGAATCAGAAGCAGCCATGGAATCCAAAAGCACGGAACTTGTCCGTATGCTTGAAAACAACAACGATCTTGCAGGCTGGCTTGCTCCCTGA
- a CDS encoding PhoH family protein → MKNQKNEQTQASHSFDDPLLARQLFGEQNRNLHRIASSLAISLHSRGDKLILEGEPSQIELARQVLDQLYGLMRSGYPVYPNDIDYAVQAIQANDKVDLKKIFLDTIYITAKKRCVTPKNPSQKSYIDAIRSHDIVFGIGPAGTGKTYLAMAMAVAALTKGEVSRIILTRPAVEAGESLGFLPGDLAEKIDPYLRPLYDALHDMMKFEKAEAFIQQGVIEVAPLAFMRGRTLNDAFIILDEAQNTTAEQMKMFLTRIGFNSRTIVTGDVTQIDLPSRKKSGLLQAMDILQGTEGIAFTFFHQKDVVRHHIVRRIIDAYEKLQAKETGTETLPPEQS, encoded by the coding sequence ATGAAAAACCAAAAGAACGAGCAGACCCAGGCAAGCCATTCCTTTGATGATCCCCTGCTGGCACGCCAGCTGTTTGGTGAACAAAACCGCAACCTCCACCGTATTGCTTCCAGCCTTGCCATCTCACTTCATTCCAGAGGAGATAAACTGATACTGGAAGGAGAGCCCAGTCAGATAGAGCTGGCCCGACAGGTGTTGGACCAGCTCTATGGACTCATGCGCAGTGGCTACCCTGTTTACCCCAACGACATCGACTATGCCGTGCAGGCTATCCAGGCCAACGACAAAGTGGATCTCAAAAAAATTTTTCTGGACACCATTTATATTACAGCAAAAAAACGCTGTGTCACACCCAAAAACCCCAGTCAGAAAAGCTACATCGACGCCATTCGTTCCCATGATATTGTCTTTGGCATCGGCCCTGCCGGCACCGGAAAAACCTATCTTGCCATGGCCATGGCCGTAGCAGCCCTGACAAAGGGGGAAGTCAGCCGGATCATTCTCACCCGGCCCGCTGTGGAAGCCGGCGAATCCCTGGGCTTTCTTCCCGGTGATCTGGCGGAAAAAATAGATCCCTACCTCCGGCCACTTTATGATGCCCTGCATGACATGATGAAATTTGAAAAGGCAGAAGCCTTTATCCAGCAGGGTGTTATTGAAGTGGCTCCCCTTGCCTTCATGCGGGGCCGGACTCTGAACGATGCCTTTATTATTCTGGATGAAGCCCAGAATACAACAGCAGAGCAGATGAAAATGTTTCTTACCCGCATCGGCTTCAACTCCAGAACCATCGTTACGGGAGATGTCACTCAGATTGATCTTCCCTCAAGAAAAAAATCCGGCCTCCTCCAGGCCATGGACATTCTCCAGGGTACGGAAGGCATAGCCTTTACCTTTTTCCATCAAAAAGATGTGGTTCGTCATCATATTGTCCGGCGCATCATCGATGCCTATGAAAAACTTCAGGCAAAGGAGACCGGTACGGAGACTCTCCCTCCGGAACAATCATGA
- a CDS encoding aspartate kinase: MGLIVQKYGGTSVGSIDRLRNVARRVAKTYEAGNNVVVVLSAMSGTTDRLIAMAQEACDRPDKRELDVLLATGEQTTVALLAMILTSMGYRATSLLGFQAEVITDCSCGAARILNIGASRIRTLLEDGQIVIVAGFQGADIHGNITTLGRGGSDTSAVAIAAALKAETCEIYTDVDGVYTTDPNICKKARKLSRVSYDEMLEMASLGAKVLQIRSVEFAKKYNVPVHVRSSFKEEEGTMVMQEDADMERLVVSGVTYNKNEARITLKGVPDRPGIAFRILNPIAEAGILVDMIIQNTRSGNITDFTFTVPKTDIREALDISKKVAEEIGAEEVVADPNIAKVSVIGVGMKNHSGVASRMFAVMCEENINMLMISTSEIRISCIIEEKYTELAVRALHTCFGLDKPEENILS; this comes from the coding sequence ATGGGACTGATCGTACAGAAGTACGGGGGGACCTCGGTGGGTAGCATAGACCGGCTCCGGAATGTTGCCCGCAGGGTTGCCAAAACCTATGAAGCCGGTAACAACGTGGTGGTCGTTCTTTCCGCCATGTCCGGAACCACAGACAGACTCATCGCCATGGCCCAGGAAGCCTGTGACCGACCCGATAAAAGAGAGTTGGATGTTCTTCTGGCAACGGGAGAACAAACCACCGTGGCTCTGCTGGCCATGATTCTTACATCCATGGGATACAGGGCCACATCCCTTCTGGGATTTCAGGCGGAAGTCATTACAGACTGTTCCTGCGGGGCTGCCCGTATTCTCAATATCGGTGCATCCCGCATCCGGACCCTGTTGGAAGACGGCCAGATTGTTATTGTGGCTGGCTTTCAGGGAGCGGATATCCATGGCAATATCACCACACTGGGTCGTGGTGGTTCCGACACATCGGCCGTGGCCATAGCCGCAGCCCTCAAAGCAGAAACCTGTGAAATTTATACCGATGTTGATGGAGTATACACAACGGATCCCAATATATGCAAAAAAGCCCGCAAGCTTTCCAGAGTCAGTTACGATGAAATGCTGGAAATGGCCAGCCTGGGGGCCAAAGTGCTGCAAATCCGCTCTGTGGAGTTTGCCAAAAAATACAACGTGCCCGTACACGTCAGATCATCCTTCAAAGAGGAGGAAGGGACCATGGTAATGCAGGAAGATGCGGATATGGAACGCCTGGTGGTTTCCGGCGTTACCTACAATAAGAATGAAGCCAGAATTACCCTTAAGGGAGTTCCGGACCGTCCGGGTATTGCCTTCAGAATTCTCAACCCCATTGCCGAAGCCGGCATCCTTGTGGATATGATCATCCAGAATACCCGTTCCGGCAACATTACGGACTTCACCTTTACCGTTCCCAAAACCGACATACGGGAAGCACTGGATATCAGTAAAAAAGTAGCCGAAGAAATCGGAGCGGAAGAAGTGGTGGCAGATCCCAATATTGCCAAGGTTTCGGTTATCGGTGTAGGGATGAAAAATCATTCCGGTGTGGCATCCAGAATGTTTGCGGTCATGTGCGAGGAAAATATCAACATGCTCATGATCAGTACTTCGGAAATCCGCATATCCTGCATCATCGAAGAAAAGTATACGGAACTGGCCGTCCGCGCTCTTCATACCTGCTTCGGTCTTGATAAGCCCGAAGAAAACATATTAAGCTGA
- the mazG gene encoding nucleoside triphosphate pyrophosphohydrolase has product MKNELSDVWSAECSLVSLWQILKRLRGEGGCPWDQKQTPESMISYFFGESYELADAVDEGRPQEVCEELGDVLFQLLFIAFLYEEKGAFRLQDVLRAIETKLIRRHPHVFGEEKLDTVEAVAQRWEEIKGVEKMENSRQFSVLSGIPRSQPSLALAMEVSRKVATVGFDWQKEEQVWEKVNEEMAEFRQSLDQNDPDQAAMEFGDLLFSLVNVARFRAIDPEQSLTNMVVKFTRRFQHMEAALLDAGKQAADQGPQELERLWQAAKACELKE; this is encoded by the coding sequence TTGAAAAATGAACTGAGTGACGTGTGGAGTGCAGAATGCTCGCTGGTGTCTTTATGGCAGATTCTCAAGCGTCTGCGGGGTGAAGGTGGGTGCCCATGGGATCAGAAACAGACTCCTGAGTCTATGATTTCATACTTTTTCGGTGAAAGCTATGAGCTGGCCGATGCCGTTGACGAGGGCCGTCCGCAGGAGGTATGTGAGGAGTTGGGAGATGTTTTGTTCCAGCTCCTTTTCATTGCCTTTCTTTATGAAGAAAAAGGAGCGTTCCGCTTACAGGATGTGTTGAGAGCCATTGAAACCAAGCTGATCCGGCGTCATCCCCATGTGTTTGGCGAAGAAAAACTGGATACCGTGGAAGCGGTGGCACAGCGATGGGAAGAAATCAAGGGTGTGGAAAAGATGGAAAACAGCCGTCAATTTTCTGTTCTGTCTGGTATCCCCCGCAGTCAGCCATCCCTTGCCCTTGCCATGGAAGTTTCCCGAAAAGTGGCTACGGTTGGTTTTGACTGGCAGAAAGAAGAGCAGGTCTGGGAAAAGGTGAACGAAGAGATGGCGGAATTCCGTCAGTCTCTTGATCAGAATGACCCGGATCAGGCGGCTATGGAGTTTGGAGATCTGCTGTTTTCTCTGGTGAATGTGGCCCGTTTCCGGGCAATCGATCCTGAGCAGTCCCTTACGAATATGGTGGTCAAATTTACCCGTCGTTTCCAGCATATGGAGGCGGCACTTCTGGATGCAGGAAAACAGGCCGCCGATCAAGGCCCGCAAGAACTGGAACGCTTATGGCAGGCGGCTAAGGCCTGTGAGCTGAAGGAATAA
- the tsaE gene encoding tRNA (adenosine(37)-N6)-threonylcarbamoyltransferase complex ATPase subunit type 1 TsaE, producing the protein MNNLTLISNSPEESLCMACRLGSLIQRPCRIALSGNLGAGKTHFVQGLARGLGVPDHIYVTSPSYALIHSYEARLPLHHADLYRLSHPDEIFDIGLAELMASPAVTVVEWAERMDSTEIFDIRIHIAIQGENQRQIHAQASGLHFQDLVRSWQQVSRPA; encoded by the coding sequence ATGAATAATCTCACCCTCATCAGCAACTCCCCAGAAGAAAGCCTTTGCATGGCCTGCAGGCTGGGAAGTCTCATTCAGCGCCCCTGCCGCATTGCCCTCTCGGGAAATCTCGGCGCAGGAAAAACCCATTTTGTTCAGGGACTGGCCAGGGGGCTCGGTGTTCCGGATCATATCTATGTCACCAGCCCCTCCTATGCCCTTATTCATTCCTATGAGGCCCGCCTGCCCCTTCACCATGCCGATCTCTACCGGCTCTCCCACCCGGATGAAATTTTTGACATCGGCCTTGCCGAACTCATGGCTTCCCCGGCCGTCACCGTTGTGGAATGGGCAGAACGCATGGACAGTACGGAAATCTTTGACATACGGATCCACATTGCCATCCAGGGAGAAAACCAGAGACAGATCCACGCACAGGCCTCTGGACTTCATTTTCAGGATCTGGTAAGGAGCTGGCAACAAGTCAGCCGTCCGGCCTGA
- a CDS encoding HD family phosphohydrolase, translating into MRNFSHQKKAITRFLVTHTGIRLGLLCIILVSLSLFMVPDMPSLQYHLDVGDVAPRNIKAPRNFIIENSEATETSRQLAAASVRVVYDLDEGLGPKVIANVQAGFHEMRQLLEEPVPLPSGETAPLSMDALRSQKVWTAKPRFENLLGIPVSEGAFRLLEREAFSQNIEDKITEILRAIYENGVVANKTVLLDEQDRGVTLRTLESDKETTETNLRRFYGPDQARTMVRIVGEPLLRGMHYNQINLIVDLSQRLIRPNITLNRSETQKRTREATSTVKPVLYQIKAGEMLLREGERVTPVHKIKLDALASQIRTQDIFRSNAGNVFLSLLILLTAYCLCFRRPLSQSRNPNKNMFLLTTVLLSVLAMAKGFQVLTLPMVSEAASFTSPTPLLIVLPVAGAAMLICLFFTMTQALPFALVMGSLTAIVLKADLALALFFILSGAMGAYWMQDCKERKVFVKAGWKLGLFHIFLALALLLQMENISLSLFFWMLILAFTGGMLSGILTAGLVPLLEIIFDYTTDIKLLELANPEQPLLRRLMLEAPGTYNHAMIVGTLAEAAASEIGAHSLLARVGGYYHDIGKLSKPLYFIENQGGGKNSHDKLAPSMSALILITHVRDGVSMARQHKLGEAITDIIAQHHGRSLIRFFYEKANMLKGEADPVNADDYRYPGPRPQTREAAIVMMADVVEAASRTLENPTSARIQGLVQKMINSIFSDSQLDECDITLKDLHRIARSFNKILTGIYHHRIEYAESAAPGGTKKKNVHTDRQLPESDAPQGKGSDPKSDAHLKRLGMS; encoded by the coding sequence ATGAGAAACTTCTCCCATCAGAAAAAAGCCATAACCCGTTTCCTCGTCACCCACACGGGTATCCGACTGGGCCTGCTTTGCATCATACTTGTATCCCTTTCCCTTTTCATGGTCCCCGATATGCCATCCCTCCAGTACCACCTGGACGTTGGTGATGTGGCTCCCCGTAATATCAAGGCTCCCAGGAATTTTATCATTGAAAACAGTGAGGCCACGGAAACCAGCCGACAGCTTGCCGCTGCCTCTGTACGCGTAGTCTATGATCTGGATGAAGGCCTGGGACCCAAGGTCATTGCCAATGTTCAAGCAGGGTTCCATGAAATGCGCCAGCTTCTGGAAGAACCCGTCCCCCTGCCCTCCGGAGAAACCGCACCTCTTTCCATGGATGCTCTGCGTTCCCAAAAGGTATGGACAGCCAAACCACGCTTCGAAAATCTCCTCGGAATCCCCGTCAGCGAAGGCGCTTTTCGGCTTTTGGAAAGAGAAGCCTTTTCTCAAAACATCGAAGACAAAATAACGGAAATCCTGCGGGCAATTTATGAAAACGGTGTGGTAGCCAACAAAACCGTTCTTCTGGATGAACAGGACAGAGGGGTCACCCTTCGTACCCTTGAAAGCGATAAAGAAACCACCGAAACCAATCTCCGCCGCTTTTATGGACCGGATCAGGCCCGAACCATGGTGCGCATTGTGGGAGAACCCCTGCTGCGGGGCATGCATTACAACCAGATCAATCTCATTGTGGATCTCAGCCAACGTCTCATACGGCCCAATATCACCCTTAACCGCAGTGAGACCCAGAAAAGAACCAGAGAGGCTACCAGCACGGTAAAACCGGTTCTGTACCAGATTAAGGCTGGAGAAATGCTTCTCCGGGAAGGTGAACGAGTAACGCCAGTGCACAAAATAAAACTTGACGCACTAGCCTCTCAGATCCGCACTCAGGACATCTTCCGAAGCAATGCAGGAAACGTATTTCTTTCACTCCTCATTCTTCTTACGGCTTACTGCCTATGCTTCCGTCGTCCCCTATCCCAGAGCCGCAATCCTAACAAAAACATGTTTCTGCTAACCACAGTGCTCCTTTCTGTACTTGCCATGGCTAAGGGCTTTCAGGTTCTCACCCTGCCCATGGTCAGCGAAGCAGCCAGCTTTACTTCTCCCACGCCCCTGCTCATCGTTCTGCCTGTAGCCGGAGCCGCCATGCTTATCTGTCTCTTTTTTACCATGACCCAGGCACTGCCCTTTGCACTGGTCATGGGCAGCCTGACAGCCATTGTGCTGAAAGCGGACCTTGCGCTGGCTCTTTTCTTTATCCTGAGCGGGGCCATGGGCGCATACTGGATGCAGGACTGCAAGGAACGGAAAGTTTTTGTGAAGGCAGGATGGAAACTGGGGCTTTTCCATATCTTTCTCGCCCTTGCCCTTTTGCTGCAGATGGAAAATATTTCCTTGTCCCTCTTCTTCTGGATGCTTATCCTGGCCTTTACGGGTGGCATGCTCTCGGGTATTCTTACAGCTGGACTCGTCCCGCTTCTTGAAATTATCTTTGATTACACAACAGACATTAAACTGCTGGAGCTGGCCAATCCCGAACAACCCCTGCTCCGGCGTCTCATGCTGGAGGCTCCCGGGACCTATAACCACGCCATGATTGTAGGCACGCTGGCAGAAGCAGCCGCATCTGAAATTGGTGCTCACTCGCTCCTGGCCCGTGTGGGCGGCTATTACCATGACATCGGCAAGCTATCCAAACCTCTCTACTTTATAGAAAATCAAGGTGGCGGTAAAAACAGTCATGACAAACTGGCTCCTTCCATGTCGGCTCTTATCCTTATCACCCATGTACGGGATGGGGTCAGTATGGCCAGACAACATAAACTGGGAGAAGCCATTACCGATATCATTGCCCAGCACCATGGCCGCAGCCTTATCCGTTTCTTCTATGAAAAGGCAAATATGCTCAAGGGAGAAGCAGATCCTGTCAATGCCGACGATTACCGGTACCCTGGTCCAAGACCCCAGACGCGGGAAGCCGCCATTGTCATGATGGCTGATGTTGTGGAAGCAGCCTCCCGCACTCTGGAAAACCCCACATCAGCAAGGATTCAGGGACTGGTACAAAAAATGATTAACAGCATCTTTTCCGACTCCCAGCTGGATGAATGCGATATCACACTGAAAGACCTTCACAGAATAGCCCGCAGTTTCAATAAAATTCTCACAGGAATCTACCACCATCGCATTGAATATGCGGAAAGCGCTGCTCCCGGAGGAACAAAGAAAAAAAATGTCCATACAGATCGACAACTCCCAGAATCTGATGCCCCTCAAGGAAAAGGAAGTGATCCAAAAAGCGACGCGCATCTTAAACGCCTTGGGATGTCCTGA